In Methanothermobacter tenebrarum, the sequence AGATTTCATCGAATATCTCGGGGCTGACATATTCTATCCCACTTGATGGGTCTAAAAATATCATAAAACCATCCGGGGTCATCCCAGCATATACTGTGAAATGACCATTGGACCCTGGTATCACAACATATTTTTTGGTATGGTTTTCATCATAGCATGGATATCCTATGTCAAGACTGCCATCATCTATTACTATTATATCATATTTTCCTGGGGGGCCTTTCTGTATACTAGCATTGTATCCAAAATGTTCAGCGACTTTAATGAGTTGGCGGGCAGTATAACCCCTGGGGTCGTTACCGAGATAATCCACTATCATCTTCTCGGTTAAGTTAGCGCCTTTCTTGTTTATGAGTGCTGTTGCAAGGGAGGCCGGTCCACAAGTATAATCTGTCGTCTGGTAGACTATGGTATAACCGTTTATGGTCTCCCTCTTATCGTATGGTTCTTGGCTGACTTCAGGGCTTATCATAGCCCCTATCATGACTAGGAATATTATGCCAAGGCAACAGCCCCCTAACACAGACAATATAACATTTGCAGATCCTTTGCGGAGTTTTTTCCCGCAGTTTCTGCAGAAATTGGCTTCTCTCCTATTGTATGCTCCGCATCTTGGACATTTCAACATACCCACCACGTTAATATGTAAAATTTTAGGGCTTTTGTCAAGATCCCGAGGCCTAAGCCTGCGAGGAGTCCTGTTAAGAGTCTCAGTAGGTTGTTACTTTCCCTTAAACCTAACAGTTGCGTGAACCCATCAAGTATCATTGGGGTTGTTATTAGGATCGCCATGACAACTAGGTTTAGAGTGTATTTTATGGGTGTGAAATATGCTATTAAAAAATAGGAGAACGCTCCAATGTATACACCAGTACATCTTGAACAAACCGGGAAATAACGACCTCTTATCGAGAACGTCCTATCAGGTCTCCTATGACAAATCCAAAATCTCATTATACCCCCACACAGAGAGATTATAGAAGGTCAGTATTTTATACTTTGCCTTTTATAATCTGGTTAGGATAACTTTTATAATCTGGTTAGGATAATAATATAACAAGAATGTCCCTATGGGGGGGATAATATTGGGAGACAATTTGAGGGTTTCTTCCTCAATCCTGGATTTGGCAGAGGGTGCATGTGGTATATGTCACAGGGTCCTCGAGGAACTTTCAAACCATGGTATAATAGGGGAGTCAAATGAATGTTTTGAGGGTGTGGACGCTAGACTAGTTAATAGCATGGGGGAAACCATAGGGGATGGTAGAGATATAACCTGGGCCCCGGCCATACTCCGGGCAGAGATAGACGCTGATATCATCCCAGAGGATACAGCAGGAGACATAGAGGGTGTCCTGACGAAGAAGGCCGATCTTAGGAGAGTGGCTGGGATGTCAGGTTATGGGAGGGTTGTGACATCCGCGGGTCTGATAATATCCCATATCTGGGAAAATGGCGGGTACGTGGAGGTTAAAAGGGATGGTATAGGTGTCAGGGCGATATTCTATGACAAGGATGGTGATGAGATCTCAAATTCCGTCACAGGATTCTGTCCAGTCTGTGCGATAAACATATCAGCTGGGAGAGTCCCCAGTATAAGGCGTAAAATAGCAGAGCAATTAAAAGGATCCAAGAACACAGGCCAGATAAAATATGAAAGGGGCATCCTAAATAGGATCAGGTGGAAAAACAGGAGAATATACACCGACCTAATCGAAGATGATAAGATTATAGGTAGGAACTGGGGCTGTTGCATAGCATATTCCACTGTAAGGGCTGAGATAGCGGCTGGATTAGGGAGTAAAAAATGGAATAGGATATTTAAACACTACTGCGATCAATGCCCCCTCAAACATTGTTGGATAGGGAAGGCCATGGGGGCCCTGGGGAACAAAGTACTCCACAGGATGAAAAACGTTAACGTAAGAGAGATTGTGAGAATGGAAGATTATATAACAGTAGATATTATGGATGATAACAAGAGGGTAGGTTATGGTATAGGGACCCTCTGTTCATTGAGCGCCTCTGTGAACGCTCTTATGAGATCAGATGCCATCAAAATCTTGAAACCAACACCCGCTGAAGGATTCCCATACAAAGAAGGGTGAAAGAATGGATGAGCATATCATAGAAGCCCTGGGAAGGACCCGGATCATT encodes:
- a CDS encoding DUF2085 domain-containing protein, giving the protein MRFWICHRRPDRTFSIRGRYFPVCSRCTGVYIGAFSYFLIAYFTPIKYTLNLVVMAILITTPMILDGFTQLLGLRESNNLLRLLTGLLAGLGLGILTKALKFYILTWWVC
- a CDS encoding cysteine peptidase family C39 domain-containing protein, translated to MLKCPRCGAYNRREANFCRNCGKKLRKGSANVILSVLGGCCLGIIFLVMIGAMISPEVSQEPYDKRETINGYTIVYQTTDYTCGPASLATALINKKGANLTEKMIVDYLGNDPRGYTARQLIKVAEHFGYNASIQKGPPGKYDIIVIDDGSLDIGYPCYDENHTKKYVVIPGSNGHFTVYAGMTPDGFMIFLDPSSGIEYVSPEIFDEIYQNIRIHIQ